CGGCTCGTGGTCACGAAATATCCCTACGGCTGGTCCTACGTTTCCCTGACGATTCCCAATCCCGCGGCCATCTTTCGCAGCCTCGTCCTCCGGGGCCCGCCCGAGCCTTGGGGGATAACGCTCCCGCCGATGAAAGGCCGGCTGTTCGGCAGCGTGCCCAAGCGCGGGGACATCGTCATAGTCACGCCGCCGGGTTCGAATGAGGACTATATCAAGCGCGTCATCGGCCTGCCCGGCGACACGATCGAGCTTCGCGGCGGCCGTCTGATCCTCAATGGCGCGCCGGTTCGCTCACAAGTTCGCCCACCGACCCTCGTCCCGGTCGACGCCAATGCGCCCTGTGGCCCGGCCCAGTTCGCTGGCCAATATGTCGAGGCAGGCGATGGCAGGGCCTTTTGCCGCCTGCCGATCGTCCGGGAAACGCTGCCCGGCGGAGTTAGCTACGACACGATCGATCTTGGTCCCAGCGGCGGTGACGATTTCGGCCCACTCACCATCCCGCAGGGACATCTGTTCCTCATGGGCGACAATCGCGACCGCAGCGCCGACAGCCGGTTCGAGCTTGGGCCGCCGGCCAACGGTCTTGGGGGCCCGGTCCCGATCGAGAACATCGGCGGTCGCGCCGAGTTCATCACCTTCTCTCTCGACGGCACCACAAGCCTCAACCCCGCGACATGGGTAT
The window above is part of the Sphingomonas sp. HDW15A genome. Proteins encoded here:
- the lepB gene encoding signal peptidase I, which gives rise to MSKETKGSALWREIKGIFWVVLAVLAFHSFIAKPFYIPSESMMPVLLKGDRLVVTKYPYGWSYVSLTIPNPAAIFRSLVLRGPPEPWGITLPPMKGRLFGSVPKRGDIVIVTPPGSNEDYIKRVIGLPGDTIELRGGRLILNGAPVRSQVRPPTLVPVDANAPCGPAQFAGQYVEAGDGRAFCRLPIVRETLPGGVSYDTIDLGPSGGDDFGPLTIPQGHLFLMGDNRDRSADSRFELGPPANGLGGPVPIENIGGRAEFITFSLDGTTSLNPATWVSSFRSGRAGTSLRGDTVEAGE